atcttttagttttaattttagttttaagattaccttaaaaatgtattctaGGAGGTTACGTTACTGACTACagtttgtcatgtaatttgtaatcagtaccagattacaatatAGAGGAAATCTACACGGCACTTTTGAGGtgataaaaataagaaatcttttaaaaatctagtttaaaacacgtgTCAAGTTTGCAGAAATGTAACATTTGCGTGCGTCCATGTTGGTTTTAcagatttttgaaaaacatttaatagctttttctaaaaataattataattattattatttcattaattaattactttaaaatgtgAAGTGGTGTAactatcaagtaaaaggtattaaaatacctctttgcaccttgaatatatgagtgtgttcacaaattattcattaatttaaaaaggtTTCAAGCATATTTTCCaggatattattattttttttaatttatttatcttttttccccctgaatattatggatttttgagTCATAGTTTTCTCAGGTTTATGCCCAGAACAAAATtcgccttttcataaaaatgacaaaatatctgCTATTAATCACACTCACATCCTTGAGGGtctaaaagtatgtttttttttatttcatcacatgACAGCAACATGTTTTCCTACATGTTTGTTACACCACCTTgtctttgatttggtggacaaaagtttttcatatattaatcgtattttaaacaaaaatgtttcacctcaattcaaaatgaataaaaattaaaatattaacataAGTTTATATTGCACAACTCATTCCAACAATTCTTTATCAATAATTTCATCTGTTAATTATacttacttttctttctttctttttttatactgTCTCCAGACAGTTGcaccacattaaaaaaaaattcttcacttTAACACctagaaaaaaatatctaaatgacTTGGAACTGGAACACATGTTAATCATAGAAGATGCTTATTCAAGTAACTGTGTGGTGGTACTGAATCACAATTACGGTGTGCAGTGTGCCATCATTACAATAGTTTTTTGTGCTactaattttgtaaatattttcgactaatttaatagatctggacagaAAAGTTATTGTCACATCATTGATCCATGCATGGTGATCTAAAATGAATCAGATTAGGTTACCTAAAAAGTGTCTAAATCTAACAGATTTGATTACAATTTCAGTGTCATTTGTAATCGTTATCCATTTCAGAACTACCCAATGTTTTCAGATTGGATGGGACATCTTATGCAGGCATTCAAACAAACATCACCTTTATGCAGAGCTGGAAAAATTAGtgtagttttgttcaaggtgtcAGTCTGAATGTTGATTTGTGGTTGTAGTCTGGTTGACCGTCTCTTTGGGGCAATTTTCTCAAGTACCCAAACTAGACCGGAAAACTTGAAACCAATCAAACGGCTCAGAGACGGGAAGCTTATTTACAATCTTAATGTCAGATGCACATATCTCTTTCTGATTCTCTTTACAGGAAGGAGAGATATCTATTCCAAGAATAGCCACACACCCCTACTTTTAAGTTGTAAATTGTAGTAAAACAAGACAGAAGATTGTTAAATCCTGGAACTCTGGAATTGTGTGAAGCAACAGCCAAAAGACAGAGGATATGTTGTCCTCATAAAATGAATAAACAAGTTTGGACATGTctaaattgtttaatttatttctaCTATATGCTTGCAATATAGGATGGGTTTTAAGAAATCATCATAACCTTAATTCATGATGGGCCTCATAAACAGCTTATACCACATTTCCTGTAATGCAGACTTGTGTTTACTGGATTAAGAACAACATTGGCCAAATTCAACACATTTTGCTGTTTAATTCTGCTTAGTCAATGACCGAAGAAACTGGTGTTAGAATCTAGTACTTAGGGCGACACTGACATCTAGCGGTTCAAAATGGAATTACGTTAAATCCGACATGTGCCTTCAGTTTGCCCACAGTTGAAAGGTCGACGAAAACGCAAAGCAGGTAGGGGAAATGTGGGTTATACAAAATGAAAACATGTGCCTCATtgtcatattacacacacacacacacacacacacacagagatcccctatatatatataatgtaaatggAGCTTCTGTCAAACAGGGTGGGTTCTTCTCTGAACAGAGATCAAGCAGTTTGGCAAAAAGTTTATGTTTGATTCCAACCAGGAGTAATTTTGCAGAGCCGGTGCGCTATTTCCTTTTACTTTCTTACTGTAAATAGAATTTCTTTGTGGTCTAGGGCACTGCTGTCTGTAGGTGGCTCGCACAGGCCCAACCCTTACAGtgctgtattaatatattacagtatatattaatatataagtatgatATTGTATATTAATATGTGTATGTGATGAGGAGGGGCCGAGCCATGAGTGTGCACAGCTGGcacccaatcgggctaatcagccgaggaaagGGATAAAGCCGAGCCGGATGCGGCAGATCAGGAAAGAGAGAGCCACAAGCAGCTgctgtgtatgtgtttatgttcatgtctttttaagttttaattaaacattattttgaatgttcagccggttcccgcctcctccttgcccattttaaaccttgttacaatgtattatttacttttaatatttgtggtattttaaagaaaatttcaCGAacttagctgcaaaaataaagggcatcttgtggagaaattgcttctgtttcacacctgacaataaaagactgagcacaagctggtcctgaataaatgatgtaataaattacattaatgacttgtgcattgtgggatttaaatgtacccaagtggctcgagtgttttgactaTGTACACCAAAATTCATTCAGATCCAATAAATGATTAattgaccatttctggtgatgccagaagttGGTGACAAATGAAtgtagtcactgaatcaacgacGATCAAAAGATAGTTTTaatcttttacattttgtatGTCTACAGTCCTACAAAGAGTCTTTAGTTTTTATGcaattataagaacaaagcaaatctataatttccctacagtttgtgagctgctgagaaTGAATTTTATCAAAAGACGACAATAATTGTCAAAAGTAAAGTAAATAGTAAATGTGTAAAACATTATGTCTACATATTTATTCACTTCGGTGAAATGCATGTGTTCTAAGAGCAGATTTATCATTTTTGCCGACcgcacaccaacatagaggttAAAAACAGGagttgatattaaaaatagctttacatatttaacacagatctagtaatctgcttaaattggcaaaaactaTCGATCAAACTATCACCTCATAAACCTAATATAAAAatcataacttaatgaagactcatgaGCTGATATAAACCCCACtgacaatgtgtgcttaaaagaaggaatgtcatttgtttgttttctgcagtgcatttcacgtaatgctgccaatcaagaatgatATGCCGATAAAAAGCTTGTGTCGATAAATAACTTGTGTGTACTTCATCTCCAGAttatttaaatcaacatcaatgcagataaaaaacatggataattGAGCATTGTTGAAAGTAACTTTGTAGAAACTAACAGAGCCACATTGATAAGACTGTCTGACTGGTGGCCTATTACataagggttgtttcggctcctgaaactcacctgtgattggctgtttGGTCGcacaatcagcccaaagtaacaaaacgcaagTAATGTGTAAAAATCCGCCATTTGGACTTGgaatgggtttagcttggaaaagcgCAGGGacaaaaatcacttttttaaagAGTGTGGGGGACGTGACCCCAACGGCTGCTACGCCCTTGGACTAGGGAGAATCCTAGTGGGTTATCATGGAGTTTCCACAGGCAGTGGCAaatataattttgctaaatttGTGCTCTCTTATATGCATTCCCGCACCTGAATGCTCTGCAGTCTATTAAATTTATGAGAGATAAGTCGAGATGACAGGTGCCGGTACCTACTTTTTATGGAAAACTGTATCCTGTAAACATGTAAAGAGTGAGAAGATACAGTGACTCATTTCTgtattgcatcattacatcattctTAAATCTGATATATAGTAtatgcaacaaaaacaaaaaaaaagaaagaaaatttatGATTTTAATGCCATTCAAAATGCAATATACAAGTCGGTCTtgtagcaatatatatatatattttttttttttttttgtatactgaGTTTTTATATATGAAGCATGTTTTCCCAAACTACATGCCTAATGGAATTTGATGAAATATCaactattattttatatgtatgtttatgtggCAACTATTGTGTTATGAGTGAGTCAATCATTGAAAACTCCTTTAAATAATGCTTCCACAGGGCATCCCAAAGGGAGAGCAATCATGGTGGCTAAACTACACAAATACGAATGATTTTAAAGTGAGTTCTGAATGGCAGTCATTTTAAAGCCCAAAACCTTCAGTCACCACACATAAtgatgcatttcattgcactgGCTTTCTCTTCTTATTCTAACCAGAGATCATCAACTGTCTACAAATAACCCTCACATGCTTCTTCTAGTTTGCTTTCTCTTTGTTCCTGGTTGATAGCCAAAGCGTGCATGTCTTTCATTTATCCCAAGCTTATCAAATCCTGGATTCTTCACCCACAGTTTTCCCATTCAATATGCCCCTTTGGTGCAGAGGCTTAAAACAGTGTTTGAAAATAGTGCTGATATTTTGGGAAGaataattgtttatattttggatATTCTGAGGGAAAcgtttttgtaatgttttgagaAGAGGATTGAAAGGAAGTAGTGAATGTCAACTAACTTTTTTGGCTTGTAATGGAGAGATTGTGTTCACCTCTGGACCTGGAATTTATTCCCGTCTACTGACGTTATTTGATCATCACATCTAATTTATTTTGTTCTACATTGCCACCCCTTGTGATGGTTTGATTATATTCACAAGCTTTTTCAGGTCAACAccgattgtgttgtgtttttatttaaaaagtataaaaactgATCTTTACAGTGATAAAGTATTTAAGATTAGGGTAAAACAAGGGTTATTAAAGAGAAGTCCTGTGCTTCATGTGCCCTCTGATGCTGAAACTGGTCCACGAAACAGTTTCAGAATGTGTTCTTCAAGAAGTTTTTGCACTGCAAAAGAATTCGACAATTCAGTGCTGAGGAATGTTCTTATCTCTAACTcagaaaaatgaaaatggtgAATTTTTTTGCTGTGTGATTATGGGTACTTGCCTTTTTTGTGACCCAGAGCAACAGCAAGAGCTACAGGGCTATATCCAGAGTCTGCCTCAAATGTGATATCTGCCCCATATCCTAAACATAAAGTTACTTTAAGTTTTCATCACAAATATACTTAAATGAATTACAAATTTAAAAGGACTTACTTAAGAGAGCTTCAACGCATTTCATGTGATTACCACGAACGGCATAGAGAAGGGGGGTCCCACCATTCTGTTGCAAAAAGCCACAATAATTGTGAATCATTCAATTAAAACTTCTGTACTGCTGTATTTGATGGTCGTatttattcacatatatatatatatatatatatatatatatatatatatatatatatatatatatatatatatacacacacacactatgtatttgcatcatttaaaacaatgacattttatGTACCCAGTCATAAGAGTCAATGTCAACATCACATTTTAGGAGAACATTAACAATATCTGCAAATCCCCCAGCACTGGCCAAAGAGAGGGCACTCTCTCGTTCCCGAGCTAGTGTTTTCGGATTGGCTCCCTGATTGAAAACAATGAAACATTAGTGACCAAACACCATTCCAACTCATCTGAACTGCTATAATATTTGTGTCTTCTTCACCTTCTGTAGAAGAAACTCCACCATCATTATTTCTCCAAATGCAGCGGCCCACATCAATGGGGTGAAACCCCGCTCATCTTGATTGTTTAATGCAGAGTCGTCTACAAGAGTAACAATACACATATTCTGTATGTCATATATTGTGTATGTAACATTTAAACAGTGGATCCTTCAGTTAAACAGCAAGTCCTAGATACCTTTGTCTAGATGTGTCTCCACTTGTGAAATCTCCCCATGGGCTGCCAGCTGATGAATTGAGAGATCTAAAAGAGATAGGCCAAACTCATAATTACAGGAATAACTGAACAACAACATGTGCATTTTTGTATCTGGAAATCTGCAATGAGAAACTACTACATAAATTAAAAAGTACCGCTGTGTtactatgttttgtttttgttttttttacatgatacCATGGCATTCTTTGAAGTAAATCATCTAGCATCATTGTGTAAATCAAAGTACCGTAGTGTTACCATCTGATACTATGgtactgccacagtactttttgaAAGGGTACTATTAGCTAATACCACTACAAATAACTAGATTGTTCAAGTTTGTGTAGACAAagtttgatgttggcttgagaaagcctggtctgaaagtttaaaatggtTTAGTTAGACAGACAAAATAGATTAatagaaaacaaagcaaaatagaCAGATGCTAATGCTTCATAGATAATGCTTCATCCGCATTAATCTGGATAAATTTGAGAATAGCAATTTCGTTTCCAAACGCCCTCCATCCAcacttacattttcaaacattttccaaaaagtgaagaaaaaaaaaaagaagaaacgtGGCCCTATGTCATTTTCATGTATAGTctaaaacgcaattgtcctcatgttccgCCACCAGACAGCAGTTCCAAGAAACTTCCTGTCGCCTTTGAATGAATGCAATGTAAAggatgtacaaagtaacatttatctttaacaatgctatcaaagcacagttgaagtcagaagtttatatacaccttagccaaatacatttaaacttagtttttcacaattcctgacaattccatttaatcatagaaaacattccctgtcttaggatcactgctttattttaagaatgtgaaatgtcagaataatagaagagataattatttatttcagctttaattactttcatcacattccaagtgggtcagatgtttacatacaatttgttagcattgcctatACATTCTTTAACTTggttcaaatgttttgggtagccttccacaaacttctcacaattagttgctggaattttggcccgttCCTCCAGACAGGAACTAgtgtaaatgagtcaggtttgtgggcctccttgctcacacatgccttTTCATTTGTGCCCACAAattttcagattgaggtcagggctttgtgatggccactccaataccttgactttgttgtccttaagccattttgtcacaactttgaaagtatgattggggtcattgtccatttggaagacccatttgcgagcaagctttaacttcctggctgatgtgttgagatgttgctttaatatcctgcagcaaagcacccacacaTGATGCTGGCACCCACGGTTCATGATTGGGATGAtcaggacttgttttactgtggatatagatacttgtctacctgtttcctccagcatcttcacaaggtcctttgctgttgttctgggattgatttgcacttttcgcaccaaactacattcatctctaagaGAAAGAATGGGACTCCTTCCCGAGcattatgatggctgtgtggtcccatgttgtttatacttgtgtactattgcttgtacagatgaatgtggtaccttcaggtgtttggaaattgctcccaagtatgaaccagacttgtggaggtctacaactttttgttatgagctcttggctgatttgttttgattttccaatgatgtcaagcatgaggcactgagtttgaaggtaggccttaaaatacatccacaggtacacctccaattgtctccaattagccaatcagaagctaattggctcattgcttaaaggcttgacataattttctagaattttccaagctgcttaaaggcacagttaacatttgtacgtatgtaaaattctgacccactggatttgtgatagagtcaattaaaagtgaaacaatctgtctgtaaacaactgttggacaaattactcatatcatgcacaaagtagatgtcctaaacgacttgccaaaactataatttgctaatataaagtggagtggttaaaaaatgtgttttaatgacttcaacctaagtgtatgcaaacttctgacttcaactgtagatagcaggcacaacaatacAGCTACAACGTGGGCCGCCATCTTAATTGTTTTAGGTTGAATGTATTACATGACTGCACCACATGCCAAAAAATACATTACTTTTTTTAATATCTCCATCattttcaagccaacataataatgaTTTCACCAAAACTAAATAAACAGCATGTACCATGCAAGACGTACCATTGTAAATACAGTTTTGAAAATACCATAGTTGCAAAAGTTATTGTTGGTtctgtaaattaaataaaacaatcatattttattataaaatactaTATATGGGACCTCAAACCATGTTAGGAGTTTTCAGGagctttttttatgattttattcaaTGAATCTTTTTCGATTGTAGTTACAATAAATTAAACTGTGGTATTCGGTTGGTAAATAAGGTTATCGTGGTAATTTTATGTAAGGAACTGAACAAAAGTTCTACTGTGCTCTGACAGGAGGTGAGGGACTCACTATCTAAAGTGGCGGGTCGGACTGTGACCTCATTCCCACGCTGTTTATTAGTCAGAGTGGTCGAATGGTTTGCAGCAGTCTCGTCAAGTCTGTTTTCCATAATCACTGAACATTTCacctacattaaaatgaacacaaataGAAAATGTAGAGCTTTAGCAACTTTAGATACGCTCCAATTACAATGTCTAATTCTGTATAATGATTTCAAAGTCAATATCCTATCAATAAACGTGTCATGGGTGTATCTTACCTTCGATTCCTTAATATTTTTGCTCCCAGATCTCTTGAACACTACCGTGCTCTTTTAATTACACTTCACGTGCTTGTAAGATCGTATATGATGCTTTTATTTCCTGATTCGGTTGTAAAAGTGAAACTGAAATAGGATACATGAATGTGTTTTGAGGTCAACACACGCACATAGAGAAGATTTTTATGGGTCATGTCATAGTATCAAACAGTACAGTACTTTTATGATAATGTATATTCGACTTTTGGCtgcaacatttattttcatcccTATAGAAAAATAATTTTCCATGTGGCTAGGAACTATTTATTAAGGGGTTGTTTTATTCCGGAGGATATTTTGGTTGCACGCGCGCATTGATAATACAGGAGGAATATTATATATcgtgcatttgtttttgtattttgataACATGGACGAACAAGAAATGCAATTGAAAGTAAAAAGAGGTACAATGGCTAGATAAAAATGTCTGATGTGTGTTATCATATACACGTTTAGAAAATGGAATATGATTGATGCCTGTGTGTTCATTAATTAACGTCATACTTTGTTTTGCTTGATATTTAACATTGACCATTTCTACGAAGTGTCTTGCGAAAGTGTTGTTTGTTGTCAGTGACCTGATTTGGGATCACCGTAGAATCAGGGTAATGACACTGATGTAGAGGGATTGATTATGTGTTCTATTTATCTCTCCTTTAGTGACTGATAAATTCACAGAGAGTATGTTTGTGTTGGCCAATGAACCGTCTATAGCGCTGTATAGATTACAAGAGCACGTCAGGAGGTCCTTGCCAGAGCTGGTGCAACACAAGGTACTTTATTTCAATAATgttattttgcatattaaatacaGAGATAAAGATAATTTAAACCTCCTAAAAATTATTGTATTGAAGATATGTTTAATGACTTATGTCAAATGTTCTAAATATTGAAGTTGGACCTCCATGCTGGTTATAAGACAATCTGACACTTTGAAAGTGATATACTGTGCATAATAGTGATGTCAAATGATTTCCCTTCTCTTTGTAGACAGACATGCAGAGTTGGGAGGAACAAAGCCAAGGAGCAATATACACTGTTGAATATGCATGCAGGTAAGATTGGCATTAAATGATTAGGGACTTTagtatttctaaatacttaagtAGCCTATTTATTTTTCCAGTCGGGTTTcttattatttgcattaaataaaCAGGGACTTTAGTGTTTATAAATACTTTAGTATTTATTTTCAATATGTTTCTTATGATTTGCATTAAAAATTGACTTTAGGATGTATAAATTATAAAGGAcgcatttttctatattttttcttATGAATTGCATTCAATAAACAAGGACTTcagtatttatacatattttagtATGAATATATTCAATTTAGTTTCTAATGCATTCCATTAAATACGCAGCGACTTTAGTATTTATGAATACTTAgttggaatatttgtacttatgATTTGCCTTAAATAAACGGGAACTTTagtatttttaaatacttaagtATTTATTTGTCAATATTTTGTCTTATTAGTTGCATTAAGTGAACAGGGACTTGTATGTATTcctttcacatttattttcaacatgttttctTATGATTAGCATTAAATAATCAgggacttttttatttttcaacatgTTTTGTTGCATGCCATATCTGTCTCTGTGTTTTCAGTGCTGTTAAAAGTATGACAAATAGTAGCCTGTATTTCAAGAACATAGACGGGCTGCTCCGGCAAGCAATCTCACTGAAGGAACAGATCAGCAACTCACAGGGACGCAGGTAGAggaaatgagttttttttttttttttacactgtactGACTATTACAACATTATAGGCACCAACCAAGGACATTGACTCCCTATTAGATATTTCAAAACTAGACCAATTAAACATCTATTGTTTGTCAAGAGGCATATTTTAAACATTGTGATGTATTATCATTCTTGCTTGTCACATATTTACTTCACATCACATGGTTTTGCTATTTATCTGCAATCACTTCATTAATAGCTTGATAAATCACTTCAATGCTAAATGTCAATATGACATTATTTGGGGCTTTCTTCAATTTTTCTTTGCTTGTTTGCTTCACTTTTAATTTGCtcacttttatgtttttaaaaatgcatgctgcTTCAGTGGTGTGAACCCTACAATTGATCAAAATGAGACCTCCACACATGCTTCAGTCACTCCACCTTGACTCATGGAAATCTGTCTCCAAGGTTAGTGTTTCTACaggcattttattattattattattataatttctacATAAAGCATGCAGTTGTAATCTGgtgatttattatatataaaaccacCAGTCAAGTTGGAAAAGCTTCCGAAACCTTTAATTACTATTTCAGCTTCATCATAAGGAGAGACATTAAATTGGCAACTCAGACTCAGCCACATGTTTAATGTTATTATGATGTAGTAGTATATGGACTTAAGGTGTCATTTTTCATCTCATCTCAATTTGTATACTTTTATTACAGGTAATACATTGCATTGAATATACAAAACTCATAGATCTTATGTCtttttagtaaataaaaagaaaagtgttTTGTAACTAAGCTACAATAGCAATTCAACAGTAATTTAGCAAAATTATCTTACATTTTAACAGTTAGTGTGCATGGTTTGCAAACACTTGTTTGATATTAGGTGTACAAAAATAGTCAGATTTTCAGATATTTctctttaaatgttattaaaaacttGGCGGCCAGAGTCTAAGACAAGTCACTCAAGAAATGTTACTATATTTTGTGGTGTCTGTCTTAGCGGAGGCAcgttcaacctggtctcatagaaacccATTacttactatacctacattttgtcaaattaattttaCATGGCTCGTATGTATAATGGCAGTTTCTTAGGGAAAGTGGTTgcagtggggcagtggtggctcagtggttgaggctcaggattactgaccagaaggtcgggggttaaagccccagcaccaccaagatgccactgttgggctcttgagcaaggcacttaactccaggttgctccggggggattgtccctgtaataagtgcactgtaagtcgctttggataaaagtgtctgccaaatgcataaatgtaaatgtacatacaaTGACTTTAATTCACTTTCCCACAAATCactagtaaaatggcagattagtTTAGaaacacttttcaccctgttcctcacacaatgataGCATATAACATAAATACTTTTACTATAGCGTATTACTTGATTTTATTAAACTAcattattatacatgcattaaataaactacatttagaagcttgtttgagtgcaatcaaattgcacgtagctcaactaatagagcattgcacttgcaaagGACCAGGAGGACCTAGTCCTGAAGAGAAcgtgtgagctgaaagtgtcatagaagcatcacaaaatgtCATTGTTGTTTCAGCAACTTTGTTTTTCATGTCTTATTTGCTTTTTCAGACACTGTCATTCGGGGTTAGGTTGAAGGTTTagtgtagggaggtaggttttgctgaatttgaatttaatttgaaATTGCTGAATTTCAGCAAAAACCTTATAACCTCATGTGTATGGGAGAAAATtacactcgcttttagcgcctctTAGTGGACATTACACCTCTGAACTGCTGCAATACATGTAAGGAAACTTCCTaatatcatttagcaaaaatgtcaccacagtcggtacattttcatgagatcaaagTCTACATGTTACAGGATATACAGAGccacatattatatatttacctATTTATAACCATCACATAATGCCCAACTTGATATCATTCATACTAAAGTTGAATCCTTCAATGTGGCCTTGCGTGCTAGCACAGATCTCATCTCACTGTTTACCCCATTCCAAGGTTTCGCCTGGGTGTGAAACCGGCCCGATTCAGTCGAAAGGGTCTGGTGTGTTCGGCCACTTCTGCCACTGCTATCACTAGAGTGAACGTGAGGCCCATTGGATGGCGAGTACTGGCTTTTCTGTTTTGGGTCAATGTTGGTGAAATCCCGTTGCAGACTAGCTAAACTGTGCTGCCTCCTCGGCTTATCCGCAAGGCTGAAGTTCGACATATGAATTCCAGCACTGCTTTCAGGGTCATTTCGGTACATGGTGTGGGCATATTCGTTGTGGAAGTGTTTGGCTGTATGTGCCGCCTGTATT
This region of Xyrauchen texanus isolate HMW12.3.18 chromosome 48, RBS_HiC_50CHRs, whole genome shotgun sequence genomic DNA includes:
- the LOC127639972 gene encoding BLOC-1-related complex subunit 8-like isoform X2, yielding MDEQEMQLKVKRVTDKFTESMFVLANEPSIALYRLQEHVRRSLPELVQHKTDMQSWEEQSQGAIYTVEYACSAVKSMTNSSLYFKNIDGLLRQAISLKEQISNSQGRRKKALDPGMVKDGGEKHSSGI
- the LOC127639972 gene encoding BLOC-1-related complex subunit 8-like isoform X1, producing the protein MDEQEMQLKVKRVTDKFTESMFVLANEPSIALYRLQEHVRRSLPELVQHKTDMQSWEEQSQGAIYTVEYACSAVKSMTNSSLYFKNIDGLLRQAISLKEQISNSQGRSGVNPTIDQNETSTHASVTPP
- the LOC127639971 gene encoding DNA-binding protein RFXANK-like; the encoded protein is MENRLDETAANHSTTLTNKQRGNEVTVRPATLDNLSIHQLAAHGEISQVETHLDKDDSALNNQDERGFTPLMWAAAFGEIMMVEFLLQKGANPKTLARERESALSLASAGGFADIVNVLLKCDVDIDSYDWNGGTPLLYAVRGNHMKCVEALLRYGADITFEADSGYSPVALAVALGHKKVQKLLEEHILKLFRGPVSASEGT